The region TCATTATGCGTAATGAATCGCGCCTCTGCGTAATCCCGTGCGGCTCCTGTTGTAACCAGGAACTGCCAGTCGGAGGACTCCAGCAGCAGAAGCTCGCGGCACAGCTGACGGGCGATGCGCCCGCTGGTCTCCGACTCGCGCCATGCTCCTCCGGTCGCCACCTCGCGTGTGAACAACTCTGCGGGATAGATGTGGGTATAGGTCCAGCTTGTGTCCGGATTCATCCAGACTTCGTTGTGGCCACCTGCGCCCCACGAACCTTCCGGCATCGCGATAAAGCCGGCGCGAGGATAGCGGTCGAGATACTCTGCGCACGAGATCATCTGCAGACCAGTGTCGTAGTCGTGCAGAATGCGTGCAATGGCTTCCAGCCACAGGGTTCCTTCGAACCACCAATGGCCGAAGAGCTCGGCATCGAAGGGGGCGCACAGGATCGGCGGAATCGAATCATCGAACCCGGACTTCAGCGCCTCATAGACCAGATGGACGAAGTGGGAGGCGTGAGACTTTACCCGCTCGGCCGCCTCCTTGGGGTAGTAGGGCTGCTTGTCGCCCAGATCGACCCGCGGGCCTGTCACACGCCAGTAGCGGTGCCCACCCGGCCAGCGCTTCTTGTGGAAGTCCAGATAGACTCCATCGCCGGGATATCCGGAGTCCCCCGACCAGACCTGGATGCCGGTCCTGGGATCGCGTGGAAAGATGGTCGTGGCATAGCGCTTGTCGTAGGGCCCGTCGACGTAATAAGGCTGGTAGAGCGATCGATGCCCTGCATGGGTCATCGCAACCGTCTGCTCGTCCGTGGGGACAGCACCCCAGAGAAGCTCATATGGAGAGGGGACACGATGTCCTTCTTCCACCAGATGCGTATCGACGAAGAAGAACTCGATGTCGCTCTCTGACAGAGCCTGCTCTACTCCAATGCGGTCGAAGCCTGATGGTGTGGGCGACCCGTCCGCGGGTCCCACCGGGTAGTTCCAGAAACCGGCAGGTCTATAGCCGCACTCCGGCGCCCAGATCCCGCGGGGATGACGGCCCATGTGCCGGATGTGCGTCTTGACCGCGGTCCTGATCTGAGCCCGCACGCTTTCGTCCGTGCCCAGCAGGGGCATATAGCCGTGGGTCGCTCCGCAGGTGATGACATCGATCAATCCGACCTCGTTGAAGTGCCGGAACCGGGCGACGATATTGCCGTCCATGACGCGGAAATCGTCCAGCGCTTCCTGGAAGAAACGATGCCAGAATCGCGCCGTTTCGGCGAAATGGTGCTCTCCGGACTGCATGAAGAAGGCTTCGTCTTCGCGCGCGGCGACGATCTTTCGGGTCAGATACTTTGGAAACTCAGCAATAAAGACCGGGTGTGAAAGCTGCTCCAGCAGGATGGGAGAGAGATTCAGATTGCATTGGAAGCGGATTCCGTCGCGTTCCAGCCGCGCCAGCATCCGCAGCAGAGGAAGGTAGGTCTCGGCGGCTGCCTCGTGGAGCCACTCCATCCCATGCGGCCACGTTCCGTGATTCACGACATACGGCAGATGCGCATGCAGCGTGAAGGTGAGATATCCCTTCGGCTGCTTCGCGGAGTTTTTCAGAATCTGCGTCAAGAGAGACCTCGCAGCAGTTGTGATGAAGTTTGGGTTGACCTGTTCGCCCAGAAAATACGCTGGCTGGAGAGTTCGAGTCTACACCAGGAGCAGATACAGAGAGTGAAAAAGCGGGCCTGGCTAACAAACAGGCCCGCTTTCACTTTGATGCTGAAAACAATGCAGAAGTTACTGTGGCTGGTCCTGTCCGGCGCCATCGGGTGAGTTGATGGGACGACGACGCTGACGTGGCGTTGTGGAGCCCGAAGTGTCCGAGGTTGGCACCCGTATTGTGAGTGTGTCCGTCAGGGTGAAGTTCACCACGCTTTCGGAGGGAATCTGGACCTGTTCCCCGCGTGTGATGGTGTTCGCTCCGGCGCCTACGCCCGCTCCGGCTGCCGAACCGATGGCGGCGCCGCGTCCGCCGCCGGCGATTGCGCCGATAATAGCGCCAATGGCAGCGCCTCCTCCGACCTTCGCAGCGGTATTCTTGCCGCGTCCCTTGCCTTCTACGCTATAGGGCTGGGTGGAGACGGAGAGTGCATCGCCGCGACGGTTAATGCTGACCAATTCCACCGAGAGCAGAGAGCTGCCCTTGTAGTGCGCCGCCTCCTGGACTGCAGTCACTCGTCCATTGACGGTGGTACCCTGCCGGATTGCGACCAGTCCATCTGCCGTAAGATCCGAGGCCAAGGCTCCGGAGAAGCTCTGGCCCTGCTGCGCTGTAGCGCTCGAAAGCGTCTGGGTAATACGTACAGGAATTGTGGTGCCCGCTGGAAGGGTCACGGTTCGGAAGGCTGGCGGCGGAGGAGGCGCGGGTGCGGCAACAGGAGCTGGAGCAGGCGGGGGCGGGGCAGCCTCGGAGACGGCAGGCCGCTCGATCGGCGCAGGCGTTCTCTTCGCAGGCTTAGCCTCGGCTTTTCTTCGAGGCTCAGGCTTCGGCTCCGCCTTGACTTCCGGCGCCGGCGCAGTTGTGGCCACCGGGGTGGGAGTGGGCGCCTCGACTGACAGGTTGTTCACCACCGTTTTGATCCCCGGCACCTGGGAAATATCCGCGGCCGCCAGTGAGCGTGCGGCTTCGTTGCTGACTTTGCCGTTCAGTGTGACAATCCCGTTCTGAACGCCTGCCTGGATCGATTCAGACGAAAGCGCGCTGTCCGCCGCGAGACGGCTCTGCACCTCTTTCGTCAGGCTTCCGTCGTCCGTGGCGGCTGCCGGAGAGGTGTTGCTCTTGCATCCCGCGAGGACGAGCCCAACCGAGAGAAGAGCTGCGACGGCAAATTTGCGTGGTGAGAAATCGATATCGTGAGTGTTCATCTCTGATCTCTTTCGTGCAAAGTAGGCTTTGCTACTGTCAAAGACTCTAAATCAGTTGTGAAGACTCGGGGATATATAGAATTTAAGTCAGTGGAGTTCCCGGTTTGCTATATTCTCTCCCGTCTCCTGATCCAGGCCAGTTTTGCCGGACTGTCGCGGAATTTCTCCGGAGGCGAATGATGCGCGCAACCCGCATGAAATCCGGGGCATCCACACGTAAGAGCATTCATGTCTAATGAAGGGATTGGATGAGGATGGCTTGGCCGCCAGGGAGTGGCAAAATCGGAAAACTCGGCTAAACTATTCAACTCAAGAGAGTTATTGAGATATAACTGGCAGAAGGCCAGGAGATGGTCCTACGGGAATCCGGATCTGGAATGCCGGAGAAAGCAAAACGAGGAGACAGGCAAATGTCAGATATGGACAACGGCGCTAGTGGATTGGGATGGTTTCTTGCAGGTCTGGGTATCGGAGCCCTGGTTGGTGTGCTCTACGCGCCGAAGTCAGGCCGCGAGACCAGGGAAGAGTTGATGGCGAGCGCTATGGACGCTCGGGATCGAGCTGCCGAATATGCAGCCCAGGGTCGGGATCGCGTCTCGCAGATAACCGAGCAGGGCAAGCAGCAGGTACAGGAGTATGTGGATCGCGGCAAAGAGTATTACGACCGTGGCCGCTCGCAGTGGTCTGATTATGTCGAGAAGGGCAAGAGTCTCATTCAGGATCAGCAGGAGAAGGTGAGTTCTGCAATCGATGCTGGCAAGCAGGCTTACACCAGCTCCACGCAGGAACACTCGGCTTAGAGTCTTTCGAGATCAGGGGTCGCACCCAGCGGCCCCTTGAACTGATCTGTGCTCGCACGAAGAGAGGCTTCATGATGTTCTTTGGAATGTGGCTCGAAGATCCGGGTTCGCTCTCCTCCGGGAATTCTCGTTTGCTGATGTTCTTTGTCGCCATGGTTGCAATTGCGATGGTC is a window of Edaphobacter sp. 12200R-103 DNA encoding:
- a CDS encoding glycoside hydrolase family 57 protein is translated as MTQILKNSAKQPKGYLTFTLHAHLPYVVNHGTWPHGMEWLHEAAAETYLPLLRMLARLERDGIRFQCNLNLSPILLEQLSHPVFIAEFPKYLTRKIVAAREDEAFFMQSGEHHFAETARFWHRFFQEALDDFRVMDGNIVARFRHFNEVGLIDVITCGATHGYMPLLGTDESVRAQIRTAVKTHIRHMGRHPRGIWAPECGYRPAGFWNYPVGPADGSPTPSGFDRIGVEQALSESDIEFFFVDTHLVEEGHRVPSPYELLWGAVPTDEQTVAMTHAGHRSLYQPYYVDGPYDKRYATTIFPRDPRTGIQVWSGDSGYPGDGVYLDFHKKRWPGGHRYWRVTGPRVDLGDKQPYYPKEAAERVKSHASHFVHLVYEALKSGFDDSIPPILCAPFDAELFGHWWFEGTLWLEAIARILHDYDTGLQMISCAEYLDRYPRAGFIAMPEGSWGAGGHNEVWMNPDTSWTYTHIYPAELFTREVATGGAWRESETSGRIARQLCRELLLLESSDWQFLVTTGAARDYAEARFITHNDQFNEVKAIWQSFAANGQLTAAEDARLAEIERRDSVFPDIDPGLWAEGAKEEKHTRQPEKAGPRIIGDSPHSAAGASNVA
- a CDS encoding BON domain-containing protein — encoded protein: MNTHDIDFSPRKFAVAALLSVGLVLAGCKSNTSPAAATDDGSLTKEVQSRLAADSALSSESIQAGVQNGIVTLNGKVSNEAARSLAAADISQVPGIKTVVNNLSVEAPTPTPVATTAPAPEVKAEPKPEPRRKAEAKPAKRTPAPIERPAVSEAAPPPPAPAPVAAPAPPPPPAFRTVTLPAGTTIPVRITQTLSSATAQQGQSFSGALASDLTADGLVAIRQGTTVNGRVTAVQEAAHYKGSSLLSVELVSINRRGDALSVSTQPYSVEGKGRGKNTAAKVGGGAAIGAIIGAIAGGGRGAAIGSAAGAGVGAGANTITRGEQVQIPSESVVNFTLTDTLTIRVPTSDTSGSTTPRQRRRPINSPDGAGQDQPQ
- a CDS encoding YtxH domain-containing protein — translated: MSDMDNGASGLGWFLAGLGIGALVGVLYAPKSGRETREELMASAMDARDRAAEYAAQGRDRVSQITEQGKQQVQEYVDRGKEYYDRGRSQWSDYVEKGKSLIQDQQEKVSSAIDAGKQAYTSSTQEHSA